In Nonomuraea sp. NBC_00507, the following are encoded in one genomic region:
- a CDS encoding sensor histidine kinase, translating into MSVRLKLTLSYAGFVMLAGALLLATVWLFLLRYVPDGPIRALGPFVPNQSDLLSAFAPRAAAVWAFLLVFGLVGGWILAGRMLTPLTHITQATRMAANGSLSHRIRLQGPRDEFRELADAFDTMLMRLEAHVTEQQRFAANASHELRTPLAISQTLLDVARNDLNRDTGELLDRLHTVNTRAINLTEALLLLSRADKRSFTRLHVDLSLIAEEATETLLPLAEKRGLTIETSGDVTPTIGSHELLLQMTTNLVHNAIVHNLPEQGTVWVTTSVQPKAVVLTVENTGEKLAPQLVSTLVEPFQRGTKRIRTDHAGVGLGLAIVKSIAQAHDGTLTLTPRPAGGLRVTVRLPAYHPSRSRSGSWPSSFPNRARAASPPSR; encoded by the coding sequence TTGAGCGTTCGCCTCAAACTTACTCTCAGCTATGCCGGGTTCGTCATGCTTGCAGGAGCCTTGCTGCTCGCGACGGTGTGGTTGTTCCTTCTGCGTTATGTGCCCGACGGTCCGATCCGGGCCCTCGGTCCTTTTGTTCCCAACCAATCCGACCTCCTGAGCGCTTTCGCTCCGCGGGCAGCCGCAGTTTGGGCGTTCCTGCTGGTGTTCGGTCTCGTGGGAGGGTGGATTCTCGCCGGCCGCATGCTCACCCCTCTGACTCACATCACACAGGCCACACGCATGGCCGCGAACGGATCACTCTCCCACCGAATCCGGCTACAGGGCCCCAGAGATGAGTTCCGCGAACTCGCCGACGCCTTCGACACCATGCTCATGCGGCTCGAAGCTCACGTCACCGAACAGCAGAGATTCGCAGCCAACGCCTCCCACGAACTGCGCACCCCACTGGCGATCTCGCAGACACTTCTCGACGTGGCCCGCAACGATCTGAACCGCGACACCGGCGAACTCCTCGACCGCCTCCACACCGTCAACACCCGAGCGATCAACCTCACTGAAGCATTGCTCCTGCTCAGCCGCGCCGACAAACGGTCCTTCACCCGACTACACGTCGACCTGTCCCTCATCGCGGAAGAAGCCACCGAAACGCTCCTCCCCCTCGCGGAAAAACGCGGCCTCACCATCGAGACCTCCGGCGACGTGACCCCCACCATCGGCTCACACGAGCTCCTGCTGCAGATGACGACGAACCTCGTGCACAACGCGATCGTTCACAACCTGCCTGAACAGGGCACCGTGTGGGTCACGACCAGCGTTCAACCCAAGGCGGTGGTGCTCACTGTCGAGAACACCGGCGAGAAGCTCGCCCCACAATTGGTTTCCACGCTTGTCGAGCCGTTTCAGCGCGGCACCAAACGCATACGCACCGACCACGCCGGTGTCGGACTCGGCCTGGCAATCGTCAAAAGCATCGCCCAAGCACACGACGGAACCCTCACCCTCACTCCCCGCCCCGCCGGCGGGCTCCGCGTCACGGTGCGACTACCCGCGTACCACCCCTCCAGATCGCGGAGCGGGTCATGGCCATCGTCGTTCCCGAACAGAGCCCGTGCGGCATCGCCTCCGTCAAGGTGA
- a CDS encoding SDR family oxidoreductase: protein MSKTVLVTGASTGIGRATALLLAREGFTVYAGVRKEADGQALGPTVTPITLDVTDPGQIAEAVRTIGRLDALVNNAGIGVTGPLEFVSLDALRLQYEVNVFGQMAVTQAMLPKLRASKGRVVTVGSVGSWITLPFGGPLCSSKHAIRSLNDALRMEVKPWGIRAVLIEPGSIHTAAVDKLEGEVEPRLAAIGEEGRRLYGAAYQTMVTSGLKEERSGSSPDVVARAVLHALTARKPRSRYPVGKKSRLMSTLGRILPQYTLDALRLRALGLS from the coding sequence ATGTCGAAAACCGTCCTGGTGACCGGTGCTTCCACTGGAATCGGGCGGGCCACCGCCCTGCTGCTGGCCCGCGAGGGCTTCACCGTCTACGCCGGAGTCCGCAAGGAGGCCGACGGCCAGGCCCTCGGCCCGACCGTCACCCCGATCACGCTGGACGTCACCGACCCCGGCCAGATCGCCGAGGCGGTCAGGACGATCGGCCGCCTGGACGCCCTGGTCAACAACGCCGGCATCGGCGTCACCGGCCCCCTGGAATTCGTCTCCCTGGACGCGCTGCGCCTGCAGTACGAGGTCAACGTCTTCGGCCAGATGGCCGTCACCCAGGCCATGCTGCCGAAGCTGCGCGCCTCGAAAGGCCGCGTCGTCACCGTCGGCTCGGTCGGCAGCTGGATCACCCTGCCCTTCGGCGGCCCGCTGTGCTCCTCCAAACACGCCATCCGCTCCCTCAACGACGCGCTGCGCATGGAGGTCAAGCCCTGGGGCATCCGCGCGGTCCTCATCGAACCCGGCTCCATCCACACCGCCGCCGTCGACAAGCTCGAAGGCGAGGTCGAACCCCGCCTGGCCGCCATCGGCGAGGAAGGCAGACGCCTGTACGGCGCCGCCTACCAGACCATGGTCACCAGCGGCCTGAAGGAGGAACGCTCCGGCTCCAGCCCCGACGTGGTCGCCCGCGCCGTCCTGCACGCCCTGACCGCCCGCAAGCCGCGTTCCCGCTACCCGGTCGGCAAGAAATCACGGCTGATGAGCACGCTCGGCCGCATCCTCCCCCAATACACCCTCGACGCCCTGCGGCTGCGCGCACTGGGCCTGTCCTGA
- a CDS encoding TetR/AcrR family transcriptional regulator, with translation MARARLTAEQVTIAGAELADEVGLDQVTIAEVARRLGVKDASLYTHVRSLEDLRGRIALLAADEKTVQIADATAGRAGKDALVAFANAWREYAREHPGRYMATQTPIQIDPELAAKAPGPRRAVELTYSMLRAYGLEEPDLTDAVRVLRSTFHGFVALEAAGGFGHERSPQDSWVRALDALHVLLEHWPPSREGDPK, from the coding sequence ATGGCGCGGGCCAGGCTGACAGCGGAGCAGGTGACGATCGCGGGCGCCGAGCTGGCGGACGAGGTGGGGCTCGACCAGGTGACGATCGCGGAGGTGGCGCGGCGGCTCGGTGTGAAGGACGCCAGCCTCTACACCCACGTCCGCAGTCTGGAGGACCTGCGCGGACGGATCGCGCTGCTGGCGGCGGACGAAAAGACCGTCCAGATAGCGGATGCCACCGCGGGCCGGGCGGGCAAGGATGCGCTGGTCGCGTTCGCGAATGCCTGGCGGGAGTACGCCCGTGAGCATCCGGGTCGCTACATGGCGACGCAGACTCCGATCCAGATCGACCCGGAGCTGGCCGCAAAGGCGCCCGGGCCGCGGCGTGCGGTCGAGCTGACCTACAGCATGCTGCGTGCCTACGGACTGGAAGAGCCGGACCTGACCGACGCGGTCCGGGTGCTGCGCAGCACGTTCCACGGGTTTGTCGCCCTGGAGGCGGCGGGCGGGTTCGGGCATGAGCGCTCGCCGCAGGACTCGTGGGTCCGCGCACTCGACGCCC
- a CDS encoding RNA-guided endonuclease InsQ/TnpB family protein, producing MDVPQARDLNITRINRRWGAVTIPKLGRVRFRWTKDLPGVTKGGPDGKITGARLVKEAGGWHIVFRTQTMQAPQAPHQGPHTAIDRGIAVPLALATGEKIFHRDQWLTGGEQERLLRLERKAARQKRAAKPGQPASNRLKHTYGQIARLRAKAKRRAIDWQHQTTAKLTDRFGVIVLDDLKVTNMMASASGTPEQPGRNVAQKRGLNRAIAEQAWGRTAEFLTYKATDKGGKVVYIPAPGTSQECHACHTITEGSRQSQSRFVCNNTACGWIGNADVNAARTQLYRYHSAAGRAVTGRGGPAVLGLVKRQAPHGGPTRTTPHGVAA from the coding sequence GTGGACGTCCCCCAGGCGCGGGACCTGAACATCACCCGGATCAACCGGCGGTGGGGCGCGGTCACCATCCCCAAACTCGGCCGGGTCCGCTTCCGGTGGACCAAAGACCTGCCCGGGGTCACGAAGGGCGGCCCGGACGGCAAGATCACCGGGGCGCGATTAGTGAAGGAGGCAGGCGGGTGGCACATCGTGTTCCGCACCCAGACCATGCAGGCACCCCAGGCCCCGCACCAGGGGCCGCACACCGCGATCGACCGGGGCATCGCCGTACCGCTCGCGCTGGCCACCGGGGAGAAGATCTTCCACCGTGACCAGTGGCTGACCGGCGGGGAGCAGGAGCGGCTGCTCCGTCTGGAACGCAAAGCCGCCCGCCAGAAACGAGCGGCGAAACCCGGACAGCCTGCCAGTAACCGGCTGAAGCACACCTACGGCCAGATCGCCCGCCTGCGCGCCAAAGCCAAGCGCCGGGCCATCGACTGGCAGCACCAGACCACCGCTAAGCTCACCGACCGGTTCGGCGTCATCGTGCTCGACGACCTCAAGGTCACGAACATGATGGCGAGCGCCTCCGGCACCCCCGAACAGCCGGGCAGGAACGTCGCCCAAAAACGCGGCCTGAACCGGGCCATCGCCGAGCAGGCGTGGGGACGCACCGCCGAGTTCCTCACCTACAAGGCCACCGACAAGGGTGGCAAGGTCGTCTACATCCCGGCGCCGGGCACCAGCCAGGAATGCCACGCCTGCCACACGATCACCGAAGGCTCCCGCCAGAGTCAGTCCCGGTTCGTGTGCAACAACACCGCATGCGGGTGGATCGGCAACGCCGACGTCAACGCCGCCCGCACCCAGTTGTATCGGTACCACTCAGCCGCCGGACGGGCGGTCACCGGACGTGGAGGCCCTGCCGTATTGGGGCTGGTGAAGCGTCAAGCACCTCATGGCGGGCCCACCCGCACCACCCCGCACGGGGTGGCGGCGTAG
- a CDS encoding response regulator transcription factor, which produces MRVLVVEDEPYLAEAIRDGLRLEAIAADLAGDGDTALELLSINAYDIAVLDRDIPGPSGDEIAKRIVASGSGMPILMLTAADRLDDKASGFELGADDYLTKPFALRELVLRLRALDRRRAHNRPPVREIAGLRLDPFRREVYREGRYVALTRKQFAVLEVLVAAEGGVISAEELLERAWDENADPFTNAVRITVSALRKRLGEPGIIATVAGVGYRIDTAPGTGREGVSRG; this is translated from the coding sequence ATGCGTGTGTTGGTCGTCGAGGACGAGCCCTATTTGGCAGAAGCCATCCGCGATGGCCTACGGCTGGAAGCGATCGCCGCCGACCTCGCCGGTGACGGTGACACCGCTCTGGAACTGCTGAGCATCAACGCCTACGACATCGCCGTCCTCGACCGCGATATCCCCGGCCCCTCCGGCGACGAGATCGCCAAACGCATCGTCGCCTCCGGCAGCGGCATGCCCATCCTCATGCTCACCGCTGCCGACCGGCTCGACGACAAGGCCTCCGGGTTCGAACTCGGCGCCGACGACTACCTCACCAAGCCCTTCGCACTCCGGGAGCTCGTGCTCCGTCTCAGAGCACTCGACCGCAGGCGCGCCCACAACAGACCACCCGTGCGAGAGATCGCAGGCCTGCGTCTGGATCCGTTCCGCCGCGAGGTCTACCGCGAGGGCCGCTACGTCGCGCTCACCCGCAAACAGTTCGCCGTGCTCGAAGTCCTCGTCGCCGCCGAAGGCGGTGTGATCAGCGCCGAAGAACTCTTGGAGCGAGCGTGGGACGAGAACGCCGACCCCTTCACCAACGCCGTGCGCATCACTGTCTCGGCACTGCGCAAACGGCTCGGCGAACCCGGGATCATCGCCACCGTGGCCGGCGTCGGCTACCGCATCGACACAGCACCCGGCACCGGACGTGAGGGAGTGAGCCGTGGATAG
- a CDS encoding M15 family metallopeptidase yields the protein MPDGVTVFDDEFPAVANLDHELLAALRQAATDAAHDGVEFFVNSGWRSPAYQEQLRHEAVSEYGSEEEAARWVATADKSLHVSGDAVDIGPSDATAWLSKHGAEYGLCQIYRNEPWHYELRPEAIDDGCPPMYADPTHDPRMQQ from the coding sequence GTGCCCGACGGCGTGACGGTCTTCGACGACGAATTTCCGGCCGTGGCCAACCTCGACCACGAGCTGCTCGCCGCCCTGCGCCAAGCTGCGACTGATGCCGCGCACGACGGGGTCGAGTTCTTCGTCAATAGTGGCTGGCGTTCCCCGGCGTACCAGGAACAACTACGCCATGAGGCGGTTTCGGAGTACGGCTCAGAAGAGGAAGCCGCCCGATGGGTGGCCACCGCGGACAAGTCTCTTCACGTGTCGGGGGACGCGGTCGACATCGGGCCCTCCGATGCCACGGCATGGCTGTCCAAGCACGGCGCCGAGTACGGGCTGTGCCAGATCTACCGCAACGAACCCTGGCACTACGAACTGCGCCCCGAAGCCATCGATGACGGCTGCCCGCCCATGTACGCCGACCCCACGCACGATCCAAGGATGCAGCAGTGA